The Molothrus ater isolate BHLD 08-10-18 breed brown headed cowbird unplaced genomic scaffold, BPBGC_Mater_1.1 matUn_MA567, whole genome shotgun sequence genomic interval GGTCCCGTTTGGGGACAGGGGTGTCCCGTTTGGGGACAGGGGTGTTCCAATGGGTACAGGGGGTCCCGTTTGGGGACAGGGGGTcccactggggacagggggtcCCGTTTGAGGACAGAGGTGTCCTGTTGGGGACAGGGGTGTCCCGTTGGGGACAGGGGGTCCCGTTTGGGGACAGGAGTGTCCCATTGGGGACAGGGGTGTTCCAATGGGTACAGAGGGTCCCGTTTGGGGACAGGGGGTCCCGTTTGGGGACAGGAGTGTCCCATTGGGGACAGGGGTGTCCCCACTCACCCAGCAGTGCATGAACTGTGAGAAGCTGGAGTCGAAGGTTCGCTGGTGGGCGCCGATGAGCAGCGCgatgagctcctgctgctcggCCGTCAGCCCCtcgtgtccccgctgtcccccgggctgtccccgctgtccccgcagctcccgccgccgccgcagcgccTCCTCCGACATGATCACTGCCACCCCGCGTCACCGCTGTcaccgccgccaccgccgccacAGGCGGGCACAGCGACCGGGCTCACCCGAGCGggtccccgctgtcccctccgTGCCACactccctgctgccacctctgtcccctcccctgccaccccGCCCCGTCCCTTGTCCCCTCCAGGTCCGCCTTCatcccacccagctgctcccccgtgtccccccctccctgtccctgctgtcccctgtgtcccctccatgtcctccccctctgctctgccccggtgtccccccggtgtccccgcggtgtcccccGTGTCACTCACTGTCCCTCCTCATGCCCACGTCCAGGCACTTCTGCAGGCGGCAGGCCTGGCACTGTCGCCGCTTGGCCTTGGTGACAGGACAGCGCCGCGCCAGGGGACACGTGAAACGGACACCCTTGAGGATGGAGCGCctgcggggacacgggcacTGCCACCAGGGGGACACCGCCACCACGGGGACACTGCCGGGACACTGccaccaggggctggggacacgggcagtgccactgccaccacGGGGACACCGGCAGTGCCACCAggggggcactgccaggacactgccaccagggggacactgccaccaagggctggggacacgggcacTGCCACCAAGGGGACACGGCCACTGTCACCGTGTGTCCCCAGCCACAGGGCAGTCCCCTTTTGTCACACGCTGTCCCCATCCATGGGACCgtcctgtgccaccccctcccATCCCAGACCCTCCTGTCCCTTCCTGTCCCCACATCCCATCTTGTCCCCtcaccctgtccccatgtcccatcccatccgaccctgtccccagctgtccctgcagtgtccccaggtgtccctgcagtgtccccacagcatccccgcagtgtccccaggtgtccccgcggtgtccccatggtatccccagctgtccctacagtgtccccaggtgtccctgcagtgtccccacagcatccccgcagtgtccccaggtgtccccgcggtgtccccatggtatccccagctgtccccgcagtgtccccgcgctgtccccacCTGAAGAAGCCCTTGCAGCCCTCGCAGCTCATCACGTGGAAGTGGTACCCGTTGGCCCTGTCCCCGCACACGGCGCACACTTTGTCCCCGTCGGGCTCCGTGTCCCCAGGCgggctcagcagggacacacctggggacacggggacagcgggggtgacacacagccagcaccagTCCCATCCCCTCGAGGCCACCGTGTCACCGTGTCCCGCGGCGCTGTCATCCACGTGAACCCACCcgtccccacagtgtcccttcgtgtccctgccagccccaacGTGTCCCCAATGGGGACAAAGTGGCCCCGCTggtccccaggtgtcccctctggtccccgtgtgtcccctcctgtcccctccagtCCCTGCGTGTCCCGCCAGCCCCCGTGTGTCCCCTCCTGTTCCTGAGTGTCCCCTCCGCCCCCTCCCGTCCCcgtgtgtcccctcctgtcccctcccgtcccctcctgtccccgtGCTGGCGGTACCTGAGCCGGAGTCCCCCGGTGCTGTCAGTGACAGGGAATTGTCCCCACGCAGCGAGGGGACATCAGGTCCCCGAGTGTCCCCGGCGGTCCCCGCATGTCCCTGGGGGTCTCCGTGTGTCCCCTCCATTCCTGTGCGTCCCCGTCGGTCTCcgtgtgtcccctcctgtccccagctgtccccacgTGTCACCGGCGGTCCCAGGAAGGGCCGCGTGGAGTTTGAACCTTGAACTTGGGGCTGTGACAGGCGGGGACAgagcgcggggcgggggggacAGGTGGCGCTGGGGGTGGCGCCCGGGGTGGCACCTGGGGCGGGACAGGCGGGGACAGGAGAGCGCGGGTAcgacacagggacacggggacagacagacagacagccacagaggggacagcgaggcacagaggggacagccaggatgTCACAGCCGCCTGCTGAGGGTGGCACCCCGTGTCACACGTGGTGGTGGCCGTCCTGCCACCACTGTCCCCACGGGAAGGTCCCTGTCACCAGTGCCATGGATGGACTGGCAGTGTCACCATCCCCGgaccccctgtgccctgtcccccagtgtcaccccaacAGGAGGGTGGCACTCGGGTGGCGCATGGTCACCCCGGTGTCCCCACactcccctgtgtcccctgtcccaccctccatgtccccatgtccccagtgtccccaatgtcccacaatgtccccatgtccccatgtcccctcgTGTCTccgtgtccccagtgtccccctggtcccctgtgtccccagtgtcccacaatgttcccaatgtcccctgtgtccccgtgttcccaatgtcccccaatgtccctgtGTCCTCGTGTtgcccccatgtccccagtgtccccaatatcccaaatgtttccctgtgtcccccctgtcccccagatccccaatgtccccaatgtccccaatatctcccccatgtccccaatatccccaatgtccccatgtccccagtgtccccccccaatgtcccccccgTGTCCGTCGCTCCTGGATCGGGGGGGAAGCCACCCTTGTGGGCGTGTCCCTTTgggccccgctcccgctccccATTGGCTGCTCTCGGCTGTCACTCAAACCCCGTCCCTACAaaggcggcggcggcagcgccggtCCCGCACTcggagcggcggcggcaccgggcgGGATGAGCGAGGTGCGGGCaccggggggcaccgggggcacCGGAGAGGGGACTCTGCCCCTTTCCCCAGCACCGAGCCGGGCGGGGAGCAGCGCTGGGAGCCGCAATGGGGCCAGGACGCTGCGccccggggagagggggggacactttggggactCCGGGCCACCGGTGTCgcctcccctgtcccctcggGCCCTCCTCGCTTCTCAGCGCAGCCCCAACGAGCCCCACtcgggctgggggctgtgggaccGCCGGGGACAACGGGGGGGGCCCCGGGGACAAtggggggggctctggggacaatgggggggCCCTGGGGACAATGTGGGGACCTTGTGTCACCCCCCGGGTCCCCTCTCTCCGCAGCGCAGCCCCCACGCGCCCCCCTCCGCGGCGGAGGCCCCCGGTGGGCAGCAGCAAGGTGAGGAGCCCCGGCGCAGGTGGGGCGCGGGTTCCCTGTTCcctctgtccccgctgtcccctctgtcaccgctgtcccctctgtcccctcccgcgaccccgctgtccccgcagaCCCCAGGGTCCCCCCCCACTGTCCCCGTCCTCGTGGAAGGTGGCACCTGGGTGCATTTGGGgacctccctgtcccctcggAAGGGTCGGGGTGTGCCCCTGGGGGGAGTCGtggtgtcccttgtccccagcgGGGGTGGCAGGGTGtccccctgggtgtccccatggtcGATCTGGGGGTCCCAGTCcgtcccttgtccccagggtTGGTGCCAGGGTGtccccctgggtgtccccatggtcGATCTGGGGGTCCCAGTCCATCCCGTGTCCCCAGGGTTGGTGCCAGGCTGTCCCCCGAGTGtccccctgggtgtcccccgGGTGAATCTGGCAGTTCCACCCTGTCCCCAAGCGTGTTCCCAAGCGTGTCCCCAAGCGTGTCCCCCCCGTCCCCGGcagccaaggctgagcccaagaaggaggaagaggacgaggaggaggaggaggaggagatcgACATCGACCTGAGCGCGCCCGAGACGGAGCGCGCGGCTCTCGCCATCCAGGGCCGCTTCCGCCGCTCCCGCCAGCGCCGGGAGGAGCCGCGGCCCtgagggacccccgggacccccccgagCCCCCTGGGGACCCCCCCGAGCCCCCTGGGGACCCTCCCGGGACCCCCGAGCCCCGTGGGGACCCCCACGAGGGACCGCGAGTGACACGGGACGGGAGGGGGGACACAGCCGGGTGTCCCCAAGGGAaggtggccctggggagggggcggcgcGGGACCCCCCCCGCTTTCCTGGGACCCCCCCGTTTTCCATGAGAACCCCGATTTTCCATGGGACacccccattttccatgggaattcctcattttcctgtGCCGTGGTGGCGTTGGGGACACGCGGAAAGGAGGGGGGGACACACGCCCGGTGTCCCCAAACGAGGGACACGCCCGGTGTCCCCTGGGGCCGGGGGGGACGCGTCccactgcagcccccagcccaggaaaTCGGGGTTCCCCACcctcctgtcactgtcaccgccccctccccacattTCTGTCATTGTCAccgccccctccccacattTCTGTCATTGTCaccgccccctccccaccctcctgtcactgtcactgtccccccACCCCGAGGGGCTTTTGGCCCGTGCAGAGAATAAagagtgaggaagaggaggctgcGCTGGGGCTTCGGGgcaatttggggaggggtccccactgggagggtttgggggggggggtttcaAAGCCCAATTTTGGGGGAGTTTGCAGCGGGATTTGGGGGGTTCAcgggaggatttgggggggtttgcAGCCGAATTTTGGGGGGATTGACGCCgaattttgggggggtttgcaggcggattttgggggggttcaCGGGAGGATTTGGGGGCGTTTCAGAGCCACGTTTTGGGAGGAATTGCTGAAGGATTTTGGGAGGGTTCCCAGCCAAATTTTGGGGTGGGTGTGCAGCCGGGTTTGGGGGTTCACGGGAGGATTTCAGGGGGGTTCGCAGCTGCGTTTTGGGGGGTTCATAGGAGGATTTCGGGGCGATTAGCAGCCGAATTTTGAGAGGGTTCACAGCCGGGTTTTGTGGGGCTTCTCAGCCCGATTTTGGGGGGATTCACAGCCGGATTTTGAGGGCTCCACACGCGGGTTTTGAACGTTTGCAGCCGGGCTTTTTGCGGGGGGTGTTGCAGACGGATTTCGGGGGGGGGGGAAGGTTTGTAACCCAATTTTGGGGGGTTCGCAGCCGGGTTTTTGGGGGTTCCACAGCCGGGTTTTTGGGGGTTCCACAGCcgggtttttttggggagggcGGCTCGGGGAGGTTCCCAGGGCCCGGCAATGCCGCGATCCGGTGCAGAAATAACtccttggaaagaaaaacagcggcggcggccccgggggcaGGGCCCAGGGGACACGGCGGGGTCGGGCAGCGCTGACTTATACGGGAAAGGACAACGGCACCGGGCACGG includes:
- the NR1I3 gene encoding nuclear receptor subfamily 1 group I member 3; translated protein: MEGTHGDPQGHAGTAGDTRGPDVPSLRGDNSLSLTAPGDSGSGVSLLSPPGDTEPDGDKVCAVCGDRANGYHFHVMSCEGCKGFFRRSILKGVRFTCPLARRCPVTKAKRRQCQACRLQKCLDVGMRRDMIMSEEALRRRRELRGQRGQPGGQRGHEGLTAEQQELIALLIGAHQRTFDSSFSQFMHCWVSGDTPVPNGTLLSPNGTPCPQTGPSPAVRLLSLSPREEALPDVLSLLPQFADLSTFMIQQVIKFAKEIPVFRSLPLEAQISLLKGATLGICQIRFNTVFNPKTKAWECGQRCYTIRDGALAGFQQVYLEPLLKFHESLRRLRLHEAEYALLQAMLLFSPDHAGIAQRDVIDQFQEKVALTLKSYIDHQHPPEEGRFLYAKLLLLLTELQTLKVENTRQILHIQDLSAMTPLLSEIIS
- the PCP4L1 gene encoding Purkinje cell protein 4-like protein 1; translation: MVTPVSPHSPVSPVPPSMSPCPQCPQCPTMSPCPHVPSCLRVPSVPLVPCVPSVPQCSQCPLCPRVPNVPQCPCVLVLPPCPQCPQYPKCFPVSPLSPRSPMSPMSPISPPCPQYPQCPHVPSVPPQCPPRVRRSWIGGEATLVGVSLWAPLPLPIGCSRLSLKPRPYKGGGGSAGPALGAAAAPGGMSERSPHAPPSAAEAPGGQQQAKAEPKKEEEDEEEEEEEIDIDLSAPETERAALAIQGRFRRSRQRREEPRP